The following coding sequences lie in one Methylosinus sp. PW1 genomic window:
- a CDS encoding IS110 family transposase — protein sequence MKTKVSVLGIDIGKNICSLVGFDAAGTVVMRRRATRETLIGLAAKLPACVVAMEACCGAHHLGRVFAAHGHEVRLMSPEYVRPYVKAQKNDDRDAEGIAEAATRPTMRFVELKTQDQLDIQTLHRSRDRLVGERTALINQLRAILLERGIVVPKGKRHLADYLAVMLDEGGRHTLSDRMYRLVDDARTQWRELDKRIAAFDAEFTAFAKENEDARRLATIPGVGALIASALLAAIGKAETFEHGRDLAAWLGLVPRQATTGGKPKLLGISKRGNRYLRRQLIHGARAALPHVAKRDTSLGRWLTTLLARVHQNVAVVAFANKLARISWAVLRRGETFADKEAILAA from the coding sequence ATGAAGACGAAGGTTTCCGTGCTCGGGATCGACATCGGCAAGAATATTTGCAGTCTCGTTGGCTTCGACGCGGCCGGGACGGTGGTCATGCGGCGGCGGGCGACGCGGGAGACGCTGATCGGCTTGGCAGCGAAGCTGCCGGCCTGTGTCGTCGCGATGGAAGCGTGCTGCGGCGCTCATCATCTGGGGCGGGTCTTCGCGGCTCATGGCCACGAGGTTCGGCTGATGTCGCCCGAATATGTTCGCCCCTATGTGAAAGCGCAGAAGAACGACGATCGCGACGCTGAAGGGATCGCCGAGGCGGCGACGCGGCCGACCATGCGCTTTGTGGAACTGAAAACGCAGGATCAGCTCGACATCCAGACGTTGCATCGGTCTCGCGACCGACTGGTCGGCGAACGGACGGCGCTGATCAACCAACTGCGGGCGATCCTTCTGGAGCGCGGAATCGTCGTTCCCAAGGGTAAACGTCATCTCGCGGATTATCTCGCCGTCATGCTGGACGAAGGGGGCCGACACACTTTGAGCGACCGGATGTACAGGCTCGTCGACGACGCTCGCACGCAATGGCGCGAGCTGGACAAGCGCATCGCCGCCTTCGACGCGGAGTTCACGGCTTTCGCCAAAGAGAACGAGGACGCCCGGCGACTGGCGACAATACCGGGCGTCGGCGCCCTGATCGCTTCGGCCTTGTTGGCGGCGATCGGAAAGGCCGAGACGTTCGAGCATGGTCGCGATCTTGCGGCCTGGCTCGGCCTGGTCCCCCGTCAGGCGACGACGGGGGGCAAGCCGAAACTGCTCGGGATCAGCAAGCGGGGCAACCGATATTTGCGCAGGCAACTCATCCATGGCGCGCGGGCGGCGCTCCCCCATGTCGCCAAACGCGACACGTCGCTCGGGCGGTGGCTGACGACGCTGCTCGCCCGCGTGCATCAGAATGTCGCGGTCGTCGCCTTTGCCAACAAGCTGGCGCGGATCTCCTGGGCGGTGCTGCGGCGTGGAGAAACATTTGCCGACAAGGAGGCGATCCTGGCGGCGTGA
- a CDS encoding transposase, translating into MPLNRWVAGGPRGFEAAKKIKGRKCQIAVDTLGLPIECQITPASSLCCATCVARSPFVTTRFADSGYNGDEAQRAAFEASRVAVTVVKRTDKGLKGFVVLPKRWVVERTFGWII; encoded by the coding sequence ATTCCACTGAACCGCTGGGTCGCTGGCGGCCCGCGGGGCTTCGAGGCCGCCAAGAAGATCAAAGGCCGCAAGTGTCAGATCGCGGTCGACACGCTCGGACTGCCGATCGAATGCCAGATCACTCCCGCCTCCTCCCTTTGCTGCGCGACGTGCGTCGCAAGAAGCCCGTTCGTGACAACGCGCTTCGCCGATAGCGGCTATAACGGCGATGAAGCGCAGAGGGCCGCCTTCGAGGCGAGCCGGGTCGCTGTCACCGTCGTCAAGAGAACAGACAAGGGCCTCAAAGGTTTCGTCGTGCTCCCGAAGCGATGGGTCGTCGAAAGGACGTTCGGTTGGATCATCTAA
- a CDS encoding Calx-beta domain-containing protein, producing the protein MTTLYVSPTGSGKRDGSSAENAANIWSLDKMILKAGAGGTVLLAADKGSYDMSYFVSITHGGDAGNPVTIKGVDSSGNPMNVQFTGTRSPDYSPTGAVGNELFRLLGGADHLVFENMSFKNVRNAFRVGDDISGLTISNMSADNVQRFFEDYAATASKSATISGLTIENVEIDGYSKGAIRLQYDTHDVVIRDVRGDSERQDGDNFAIGIHFGGTVHDVLVKDTSMLNSTDTLHTYWNGDGFAAEKDVYNLRFEDTYAAGNTDAGYDLKSQNTVLVRAISEDNNRNYRVWGDGVTIIDSMSIDPEHRGGTASQAHVHLAPNSHLTIINSTLIDDSAKTIAIDLSEENAHVTLVDTDILINEKARLLKLSKGSGATNADGSALRAQTYDEALATALHASLGLDYVDSNPTSVTVKPTPPVPLPPSYSISPGTAQVTEGNIGDTTVTFTVSRTGDISGAGKVDYTVNGIGDNPANSADFEGGVLPSGEVDFAAGETSKTFTVAIRGDKLVETNETFQVTLGSVAKGVIANGAADVLIANDDVKPIFTVLDKQHSVDLSLSLSETASGSSAHNSYYIDVAARTGKDVITAFGHDDVLLLTKAFYDSNNDGIINAGSNFTFAVDGPGSADTLTLRNGVDSLRLIGKTDAGLYVYGDTDVRPTGAVESHIGDETLSGTGNAKKPTTFFFDNALDIDLGDDTVTKFGANDLLVTTSPIEAVNGKIAVDETGGYALPGGAGDVNDSYYAGEGGHVAIYDTAGKAIASLEFDGVMQHNSVNYYVYSQIGSAAGVSELRF; encoded by the coding sequence ATGACGACGCTTTACGTTTCGCCGACCGGATCGGGCAAGCGCGATGGCTCGAGCGCCGAAAACGCTGCCAACATCTGGTCCCTCGACAAGATGATCCTGAAGGCCGGCGCTGGGGGCACTGTCCTTCTCGCCGCCGACAAAGGCTCGTACGACATGAGCTATTTCGTGTCGATCACCCATGGCGGCGACGCCGGCAATCCAGTGACCATCAAGGGCGTCGACTCCAGCGGCAATCCGATGAACGTGCAGTTCACCGGCACCAGATCGCCCGACTATTCGCCGACGGGCGCGGTCGGCAACGAACTCTTCCGACTGCTCGGCGGCGCCGATCATCTCGTGTTCGAGAACATGTCGTTCAAGAATGTGAGAAACGCCTTCCGCGTGGGCGACGATATCTCCGGTCTCACGATTTCGAACATGTCGGCGGACAACGTCCAGCGATTCTTCGAGGACTACGCCGCGACCGCCTCCAAATCGGCGACGATCTCCGGCCTGACGATCGAGAATGTGGAGATCGACGGCTATTCGAAAGGCGCCATCAGGCTGCAATACGACACGCATGACGTCGTCATCCGGGACGTCCGCGGCGACAGCGAGCGGCAGGACGGCGACAACTTCGCGATCGGCATTCATTTCGGAGGAACAGTGCACGACGTGCTCGTCAAGGACACGAGCATGCTGAACAGCACGGACACGCTGCACACATATTGGAACGGCGATGGTTTCGCCGCCGAGAAGGATGTTTACAACCTTCGTTTCGAGGACACCTATGCGGCCGGCAACACCGACGCCGGCTACGACCTCAAATCGCAGAACACCGTACTGGTGAGAGCGATCTCCGAGGACAACAACAGAAACTATCGCGTCTGGGGCGACGGCGTCACGATCATCGACAGCATGAGCATCGACCCCGAACATCGTGGCGGCACAGCCAGCCAGGCGCATGTCCATCTCGCGCCGAACTCCCATCTGACGATCATCAACTCGACGCTGATCGACGACAGCGCGAAAACGATAGCGATCGATCTTTCGGAAGAGAACGCCCATGTCACGCTCGTCGACACCGATATATTGATCAATGAGAAGGCAAGGCTTCTCAAGCTGTCCAAGGGCTCCGGCGCCACGAATGCGGACGGCTCCGCGTTGCGGGCGCAAACCTATGACGAGGCCCTGGCGACGGCGCTGCACGCCAGCCTCGGGCTGGATTACGTCGACTCGAACCCCACCTCCGTGACCGTCAAACCCACGCCGCCTGTGCCTCTTCCGCCGAGCTACTCGATTTCGCCCGGCACGGCGCAGGTGACGGAGGGCAACATTGGCGACACTACCGTCACATTCACGGTCAGCCGGACGGGCGACATCTCCGGCGCGGGCAAAGTCGACTACACCGTGAACGGAATCGGCGACAATCCCGCCAACTCCGCGGACTTCGAGGGCGGTGTTCTACCCTCCGGCGAAGTCGACTTCGCCGCAGGGGAGACTTCCAAGACCTTCACTGTCGCGATCCGAGGCGACAAGCTCGTCGAGACGAACGAAACGTTCCAGGTCACGCTCGGCAGCGTCGCCAAGGGCGTCATCGCCAACGGCGCCGCCGACGTTCTCATCGCCAATGACGACGTAAAGCCGATCTTCACGGTGCTCGACAAGCAGCACTCCGTCGATCTCTCCTTGTCGCTGAGTGAAACCGCGTCCGGCTCGTCCGCCCACAACAGCTACTACATCGACGTGGCGGCGCGGACGGGCAAGGATGTGATCACCGCGTTCGGACACGACGACGTGCTGCTGCTGACCAAGGCGTTCTACGACAGCAACAACGATGGGATCATCAACGCCGGAAGCAACTTCACATTCGCCGTCGACGGACCGGGAAGCGCGGACACGCTCACCTTGAGGAACGGCGTCGATTCGCTACGGCTGATCGGCAAGACTGACGCAGGACTCTACGTCTACGGCGACACGGACGTGCGACCGACAGGCGCCGTCGAATCGCATATTGGCGACGAAACGCTATCAGGAACGGGAAATGCGAAGAAGCCGACGACTTTCTTCTTCGACAACGCGCTCGACATCGATCTCGGCGACGACACGGTCACAAAATTTGGTGCCAATGATCTGCTCGTCACTACGTCGCCGATCGAAGCCGTGAACGGCAAGATCGCGGTGGACGAGACGGGAGGTTACGCTCTTCCCGGCGGCGCGGGCGACGTGAACGACAGCTACTACGCCGGCGAAGGGGGCCATGTGGCGATCTACGACACGGCCGGCAAAGCGATAGCGTCTCTCGAGTTCGACGGCGTCATGCAGCACAACTCCGTGAACTACTACGTCTACAGCCAAATCGGCTCCGCCGCAGGCGTGAGCGAACTTCGCTTCTAA
- a CDS encoding IS110 family transposase, with translation MRRQAFVSVTPGRSDEEIGDRSPYHRALERALDTAGLPIAKVNPRQACRFAEAAGKLVKTDRADAAMLARMGEVLDLAPRPCVSQTIAELKELHLARAALIKDRTAAKNRAKAITLSLLEKQNKKRIADIDAKMEEIDAAIEQRIEDDLLLARRFEILLSIPGVSKVTAFALLIEMPELGCLEGEQAASLAGLAPVQRQSGSWRGRAFIRGGRAFLRQALYMPALVACRFNPQKAGYVRLVEAGKPAKVAIMRRMIVLANALLRDDRIWAEKAPCP, from the coding sequence ATGCGGCGTCAAGCGTTCGTGAGTGTGACGCCAGGGCGATCGGATGAAGAAATAGGTGACAGATCGCCCTACCATCGCGCGCTCGAGCGCGCGCTCGACACAGCCGGTCTGCCGATCGCCAAAGTCAATCCGCGCCAGGCGTGCCGCTTCGCCGAGGCCGCCGGCAAGCTCGTCAAAACCGATCGCGCAGATGCCGCCATGCTGGCTCGCATGGGAGAGGTGCTCGACCTCGCGCCCCGCCCTTGCGTCAGCCAGACCATCGCCGAGCTGAAAGAATTGCATCTGGCGAGAGCTGCGCTCATCAAAGACCGCACCGCCGCCAAGAACCGCGCCAAGGCGATCACGCTTTCTCTGCTCGAAAAGCAGAACAAGAAGCGCATCGCCGACATCGACGCAAAAATGGAGGAGATCGACGCCGCCATCGAGCAGCGCATCGAAGACGACCTGCTCCTCGCCCGCCGATTCGAAATTCTCCTCTCTATCCCTGGCGTCTCCAAAGTCACGGCTTTCGCGCTCCTCATCGAGATGCCGGAGCTCGGTTGCCTCGAAGGCGAACAGGCCGCGAGTCTCGCTGGCCTCGCGCCCGTCCAACGACAATCCGGCTCGTGGAGGGGCCGCGCCTTCATTCGTGGCGGCAGAGCTTTTCTCCGCCAAGCCCTCTATATGCCAGCGCTCGTCGCCTGCCGCTTCAATCCGCAGAAGGCTGGCTATGTCAGGCTCGTGGAAGCTGGGAAGCCCGCCAAGGTCGCCATCATGCGCAGAATGATCGTCCTCGCCAACGCCTTGTTGCGCGATGATCGCATTTGGGCCGAAAAAGCCCCTTGTCCATAA